One segment of Macrotis lagotis isolate mMagLag1 chromosome 1, bilby.v1.9.chrom.fasta, whole genome shotgun sequence DNA contains the following:
- the LOC141495549 gene encoding T-cell surface glycoprotein CD8 alpha chain-like: MGSPAAVRSLLLPLVLLLQPAGSQQQLQKFRMTPPEKRDARPAETVQLSCETLGVSQTGCSWLRLVPGARVPTFLLFISGSTGNVKVADGLNDGRLQGARASGTVYTLTLKDFRAQDQGHYYCLLARNAALFFSPSVAVFLPVKATTTPAPKTTTPLAFTNSSIQIPAGSERCKNSRPQGNKGLDFSCDFYIWMPLTSICVVLLLALITTIIICYRSRKRVCRCPRPLIRPGGKSGPSPGTYA; this comes from the exons ATGGGCTCCCCGGCGGCCGTCCGATCCCTGCTCTTGCCGCTGGTCCTGCTGCTCC AGCCCGCGGGGTCCCAGCAGCAGCTGCAGAAATTCCGCATGACGCCCCCCGAGAAGCGCGACGCCAGGCCGGCCGAGACGGTGCAGCTGAGCTGCGAGACGCTGGGCGTGTCGCAGACGGGCTGCTCCTGGCTGCGCCTGGTGCCCGGGGCCCGCGTGCCCACCTTCCTGCTCTTCATCTCGGGCAGCACCGGCAACGTCAAGGTGGCCGACGGCCTGAACGACGGCCGCCTGCAGGGCGCCAGGGCCTCCGGGACCGTCTACACCCTCACCCTTAAGGACTTCCGAGCCCAGGACCAGGGCCACTACTACTGCCTGCTGGCCCGCAACGCCGCGCTCTTCTTCAGCCCCTCCGTGGCCGTCTTCCTGCCAG TAAAGGCTACCACCACCCCTGCACCCAAGACCACCACTCCCCTGGCCTTCACCAACTCTTCCATCCAGATTCCAGCAGGTTCTGAAAGATGCAAGAACTCCAGGCCTCAAG GAAATAAAGGATTGGATTTCTCTTGTGACTTTTACATCTGGATGCCCCTGACCAGTATCTGTGTTGTCTTGCTTCTGGCCCTCATCACTACCATCATCATCTGTTACA ggtCACGAAAACGAGTCTGTCGGTGTCCAAG